The following coding sequences lie in one Arachis hypogaea cultivar Tifrunner chromosome 4, arahy.Tifrunner.gnm2.J5K5, whole genome shotgun sequence genomic window:
- the LOC112796498 gene encoding polygalacturonase QRT3 isoform X2, whose amino-acid sequence MMRFLISFLPFFFLVVVLQEATCFNQHKELSHNIRNKLKGRLAISLSHSPSQTAKGGSRVVYPAEYGADTSGARDSSDAIIKALEDAFSLESEAELLPGVKDLGGVLVDLQGGNYTISKPIKFPSSAAGNLVVQGGTLRASDAFPTDRHLVELWASSSQKLSKTASFDDLYNRKLQQPKGIYYEDITFRDILFDSGYHGGGIFVVDSARIRINNCFFLHFTTEGILVQGGHETYISSCFLGQHSTVGGDSGERQFSGTAIELASNDNAITDIAIFSSAVGIVLRGQANIVTGVHCYNKATGFGGIGILVMLAGNSQTRIDNCYMDYTAIVMEDPVQVHVTNGFFLGDANIVLKSIKGQISGLKIVNNMFTGNPNAKVPIVALDGVFGNVDQVVIDLNSVDGMGLRSTVGKQSVAGNGTKWVADFSGVLVFPNRINHIQYSFYSQGGPNNNNNNKFVPHAVTNVTNNVVVVESDKPVNGVVSFLVEQ is encoded by the exons ATGATGAGATTTTTAATCTCATTCTTACCCTTTTTCTTCTTGGTGGTGGTACTACAAGAAGCCACTTGCTTCAATCAACACAAAGAACTTTCTCATAATATTAGAAACAAACTCAAGGGTAGATTGGCCATTTCCCTCTCTCATTCACCATCACAAACGGCAAAG GGAGGAAGCAGAGTGGTGTACCCGGCGGAGTATGGCGCAGACACGAGCGGAGCACGTGACAGCAGCGACGCAATTATAAAGGCATTGGAGGATGCATTCAGTTTGGAGAGTGAGGCGGAGCTGCTTCCGGGGGTTAAAGACCTTGGGGGTGTATTGGTGGACCTGCAAGGTGGGAACTACACAATTAGCAAGCCCATCAAATTCCCTTCTTCTGCTGCTGGCAATCTTGTG GTACAAGGAGGAACGTTGAGAGCCTCTGATGCATTTCCCACTGATCGCCATCTAGTTGAGTTATGGGCATCTAGTTCCCAAAAGCTCTCAAAAACAGCATCATTTGATGACTTGTACAACAGGAAACTTCAGCAACCTAAAGGGATTTACTACGAAGACATAACATTCCGGGACATTCTATTCGATTCGGGCTACCATGGAGGAGGAATTTTTGTAGTTGATTCCGCTAGGATCCGAATCAACAACTGTTTCTTCCTCCATTTCACTACAGAGGGAATCCTAGTCCAAGGTGGCCACGAAACTTACATATCTAGCTGCTTTCTTGGGCAACACTCAACCGTAGGCGGGGACTCCGGCGAGCGACAATTCTCGGGAACTGCGATTGAACTTGCTAGCAATGATAACGCAATCACCGATATTGCGATCTTCTCGTCCGCCGTAGGGATTGTCCTAAGGGGCCAAGCCAACATCGTTACCGGGGTCCATTGTTACAATAAGGCCACCGGTTTTGGTGGCATAGGAATCTTGGTAATGCTAGCCGGAAATTCACAAACAAGAATTGATAATTGTTACATGGATTACACAGCAATTGTGATGGAAGACCCTGTTCAAGTTCATGTCACTAATGGATTTTTCTTGGGGGATGCTAACATTGTTTTGAAATCAATTAAGGGACAAATATCAGGATTGAAGATAGTCAATAATATGTTCACTGGGAACCCTAACGCTAAAGTTCCAATTGTGGCATTAGATGGAGTGTTTGGTAACGTTGACCAGGTGGTCATTGATTTGAACAGTGTTGATGGAATGGGGTTGAGATCAACGGTTGGGAAGCAATCTGTGGCTGGGAATGGAACAAAATGGGTGGCTGATTTTTCAGGGGTTTTGGTGTTCCCTAATAGGATAAATCACATTCAATATTCATTTTATTCTCAGGGGGgacctaataataataacaataataagttTGTACCACATGCAGTGACCAATGTTACAAATAATGTCGTGGTTGTGGAAAGTGATAAACCGGTTAATGGGGTTGTTTCATTCCTAGTTGAGCAATGA
- the LOC112796498 gene encoding polygalacturonase QRT3 isoform X1 encodes MMRFLISFLPFFFLVVVLQEATCFNQHKELSHNIRNKLKGRLAISLSHSPSQTAKARSRVVYPAEYGADTSGARDSSDAIIKALEDAFSLESEAELLPGVKDLGGVLVDLQGGNYTISKPIKFPSSAAGNLVVQGGTLRASDAFPTDRHLVELWASSSQKLSKTASFDDLYNRKLQQPKGIYYEDITFRDILFDSGYHGGGIFVVDSARIRINNCFFLHFTTEGILVQGGHETYISSCFLGQHSTVGGDSGERQFSGTAIELASNDNAITDIAIFSSAVGIVLRGQANIVTGVHCYNKATGFGGIGILVMLAGNSQTRIDNCYMDYTAIVMEDPVQVHVTNGFFLGDANIVLKSIKGQISGLKIVNNMFTGNPNAKVPIVALDGVFGNVDQVVIDLNSVDGMGLRSTVGKQSVAGNGTKWVADFSGVLVFPNRINHIQYSFYSQGGPNNNNNNKFVPHAVTNVTNNVVVVESDKPVNGVVSFLVEQ; translated from the exons ATGATGAGATTTTTAATCTCATTCTTACCCTTTTTCTTCTTGGTGGTGGTACTACAAGAAGCCACTTGCTTCAATCAACACAAAGAACTTTCTCATAATATTAGAAACAAACTCAAGGGTAGATTGGCCATTTCCCTCTCTCATTCACCATCACAAACGGCAAAGGCAA GAAGCAGAGTGGTGTACCCGGCGGAGTATGGCGCAGACACGAGCGGAGCACGTGACAGCAGCGACGCAATTATAAAGGCATTGGAGGATGCATTCAGTTTGGAGAGTGAGGCGGAGCTGCTTCCGGGGGTTAAAGACCTTGGGGGTGTATTGGTGGACCTGCAAGGTGGGAACTACACAATTAGCAAGCCCATCAAATTCCCTTCTTCTGCTGCTGGCAATCTTGTG GTACAAGGAGGAACGTTGAGAGCCTCTGATGCATTTCCCACTGATCGCCATCTAGTTGAGTTATGGGCATCTAGTTCCCAAAAGCTCTCAAAAACAGCATCATTTGATGACTTGTACAACAGGAAACTTCAGCAACCTAAAGGGATTTACTACGAAGACATAACATTCCGGGACATTCTATTCGATTCGGGCTACCATGGAGGAGGAATTTTTGTAGTTGATTCCGCTAGGATCCGAATCAACAACTGTTTCTTCCTCCATTTCACTACAGAGGGAATCCTAGTCCAAGGTGGCCACGAAACTTACATATCTAGCTGCTTTCTTGGGCAACACTCAACCGTAGGCGGGGACTCCGGCGAGCGACAATTCTCGGGAACTGCGATTGAACTTGCTAGCAATGATAACGCAATCACCGATATTGCGATCTTCTCGTCCGCCGTAGGGATTGTCCTAAGGGGCCAAGCCAACATCGTTACCGGGGTCCATTGTTACAATAAGGCCACCGGTTTTGGTGGCATAGGAATCTTGGTAATGCTAGCCGGAAATTCACAAACAAGAATTGATAATTGTTACATGGATTACACAGCAATTGTGATGGAAGACCCTGTTCAAGTTCATGTCACTAATGGATTTTTCTTGGGGGATGCTAACATTGTTTTGAAATCAATTAAGGGACAAATATCAGGATTGAAGATAGTCAATAATATGTTCACTGGGAACCCTAACGCTAAAGTTCCAATTGTGGCATTAGATGGAGTGTTTGGTAACGTTGACCAGGTGGTCATTGATTTGAACAGTGTTGATGGAATGGGGTTGAGATCAACGGTTGGGAAGCAATCTGTGGCTGGGAATGGAACAAAATGGGTGGCTGATTTTTCAGGGGTTTTGGTGTTCCCTAATAGGATAAATCACATTCAATATTCATTTTATTCTCAGGGGGgacctaataataataacaataataagttTGTACCACATGCAGTGACCAATGTTACAAATAATGTCGTGGTTGTGGAAAGTGATAAACCGGTTAATGGGGTTGTTTCATTCCTAGTTGAGCAATGA